A single Lynx canadensis isolate LIC74 chromosome D2, mLynCan4.pri.v2, whole genome shotgun sequence DNA region contains:
- the FAM241B gene encoding protein FAM241B encodes MVRILANGEIVQDDDPRVRNTIPSRSSTPRQSFLNRGHGAPLGGSGPRQQQAGARLGAAQSPFSDLNRQLVNMGFPQWHLGNHAVEPVTSILLLFLLMMLGVRGLLLVGLVYLVSHLSQR; translated from the exons ATGGTGCGGATCTTGGCTAATGGGGAAATCGTGCAGGACGACGACCCTCGTGTCAGGAACACTATCCCTTCGCGCAGCAGCACCCCTCGACAG AGCTTTCTCAACAGGGGCCATGGTGCCCCCCTGGGGGGTTCCGGCCCTCGCCAGCAGCAGGCGGGTGCTAGGCTGGGCGCTGCTCAGTCCCCGTTCAGTGACCTCAACCGGCAGCTGGTGAACATGGGCTTCCCCCAGTGGCATCTCGGCAACCATGCCGTGGAGCCGGTGACCTCCATCCTGCTTCTCTTCCTGCTCATGATGCTTGGCGTGCGTGGACTCCTGCTCGTGGGCCTCGTCTACCTGGTGTCCCACCTGAGTCAGCGGTGA